GCTGAAGGAGAAATTCCAAAACGTTATACTTATCCAATCAACGAGCAAACAGTAAACAATGCAAATTGGGCTGCTGCTTCTACTGCAATTGGAGGAAACAAACTTAAAGTTCACGTTTTCTGGGATAAATTCTAATTTATTCTGAAAAACAATATATCAAAACCGCTCTGTTAATTCAGGGCGGTTTTTTTATATAAACATATTACCTATATTTGTCCAATGGAAAAAGAACATCAAATATTTGGCATTAGAGCCATCATAGAGGCAATTCAAGCAGGAAAAGAAGTAGATAAAGTTTTCATACAGAAAGACATTTCTGGCGAACTTATGAAGGATTTAATGAAGGTAATGAAACGTGCAAACGTTAACTTCTCTTATGTACCTGTAGAAAAACTAAACCGCCTTACTCCAAATAATCACCAAGGTGCAGTAGCAACCATCTCCCCTATCGGTTTTATTGATTTAGAACATTTAGTTGAGTCTACAATTGAATCAGGTCAAAAACCTCTTTTTCTAATATTAGATCAGGTATCAGACGCTAGAAATTTTGGTGCTATTATTAGAACTGCTGAATGTACTGGTGTAAATGGAATCATTATACAAAAAGCAGGTTCGGCACCCGTTAATGGAGATACGGTTAAGACTTCTGCTGGAGCTGTATTCAATGTACCTATTTGCAAAGTTGAACATATAAAAGATGCTATTTTTTATTTGCAAGGTTCTGGTATAAAAACAGTTGCTGCAACTGAAAAAACAGATCAAAACATATACGACATATCACTATCAGAACCATTGGCTATTATTATGGGATCTGAAGATCGAGGAATAAATCCTTCTGTTTTAAAAATAGTAGACGAAAAAGCCAAATTACCAATGTTTGGCACAATTGGCTCATTAAACGTATCTGTTGCCTGTGGTGCTTTTCTATACGAAGCTGTTCGACAAAGAACCTAAAAACACATTGAGAGATTATGATGCGAATGAAATAATTAAATACCTTTAATTAATGCTTTCAAAATCTAATTCAAAATCAAAAGTTACAATATTCCGCTGCCTGTTTGTAATTTTACTAATTACAAACAGCTACGGACAAAATACTACGTATAATCAATTTTGGAATGAAATCCAATTCAACCAAACTTTAAGCAAAAAATGGGCAACAGAAATAGATGTTGCCGCTGCTTATAGCAGTAAAGAATCATCTCCAAATTTATTTGATAACACTATTCAAAGATCCATTAGAGGTTGGGGACATTATTACTTTTCTCCCAGATGGAAGTTCTCTGCTTTCATCGCTTATTTCAACAATAGAGATGTTCCAGAAATTGGTCAATTTGAATCTCCCGAAACACGCTTTGCTCTTCAAGGAATTTATTACTTTCATAAAAAGGGATATACTTTAAGCACAAGAATGCGTACTGAATTCCGTCATATGAGAAATGAGGATGATGATTATGAAAATGTTCTTCGATATAGACAGCAAATTAAATATATACAACCAATCAATAGTAAAATATTAAGAAGCGGTGTTGTATATGCGATTGCGTCAGATGAGCTTTATTTCAAATCTGGAGCAAAAGTTACTGGTGAAAGTTTTTTTGATCGGAATCGTTTAAATATTGGAGCCGGATATTTATTTTCGGATGATTTTCAGGTGGAACTAACCTATTGCAACGAATATCTTCCACGAAACAAAGGTAATCAGACAACAAACGCTGCATCGCTTACTATAACTTTCAATAATCTTATTCGAAATCTTAAAAAGAAAATCGAAGCCAAAAAGCATCCTGAAATAAAGGATGAAGAATAATTAGTTTTCTTCTTTCTTTAAAAAACATTTAAGCTGTTCGATGATAGCGTCTTTGTGAAGCTTAAAGTTATAGCTTCTCACAAATTCAGTTCCTTGCATATTGATTTCAGCAGTAATAGCTTCGTAATTAGAAAACGCTTCAAGATCTTTATTGTCTATCAAATAGAGAACTTGCATTATAGAATCGTTACGTCGATATTGTGTATCGTAATGCGCTAAATTATATGTTTTGTTATCCGCCAGATGAATTATTAAATCATCCTTGATCTTTTTTCCAACTTTCTTTTCTGGAAACGGTGTCGGTTGCAGGGCAACAAAATAATTTTCTTTATCTGTAACAATATTAATTTTCAAGGATTTTGATTTCGTAGTATAAAAAACTGCTGGCTCAAAATAGTAAATCATACTTCCATCTGCCTGTACCCTATTTTTTATCTCGCATTGAGCAATTCCTTTCCCAGTAAAAACAAAACTAAAAAACAAAAGTAGAAATTTCATTTTCATAGCGCTCAAAATTAAATTGTTACACTAACAAATTTACTTTTTTTATTTCAAAGAAAATTATTCATCGGTTTCTTCTTGATCTCTTTTTTTAACTACAATATAATTTACTGGATGACTAGATGAAAAATAATCTATCTGATCCTGTTCTTCCTCATGGGAAAAAGTAACGAAATTTCCATTTTCATCAAAATGCTTCATAAAAGGATCGCTGCCCGGATCAAAATCTGGACGCTGCCAATCGTAAACAATTGGCTTTGCATATTCGGGTGCTTTATAAAATAAGGTCAAAACAAAACCGGTAATAAGTCCAGCCAAATGCCCTTCCCAAGAAATAGATTGATCAACATCTGGAAAAACATACCATATCATTCCGCCATAAAGTAAAATCACGGTTAAGGATAATGCCACCAATCTATAATATTTAGTCTGAATACCCTTAAAGAAAATAAAACTAACTAAAACATAAATTAATCCGCTGGCGCCGATATGAAAATTTTCTCTTCCAACAACCCAAGTAATTAATCCCGAAAAGAGAATCCCGTAGCTTATAACACCTAATGTTTGTTTTGGATAAAAAAACTGCATCGCCGCCAATAGTATTACAAGCGGAATACTATTATTATACAAATGATCTAAATTTTCATGAATGAACGGACTAAATAAAATACCTCGAATTCCAATAAAATCCCGAGGATAAATTCCGTATCGATAAAAATCAAAATCAAAACGGATCTGAAGCCAATATACTATCCATAAAAAAAGGACAAAAAACATCGGAAGTCCAATAACCGAATTTGAAAACTTAAAATTAGTATCGTTCATATATTCATAAAATAACAATTAACAGGACTCAAAAAACTATCCAAAAATATTTTACTGATATTTTGTCATATCAAAATTTAAAATTGTCTCAAATCAGAACAATCGTTCTCTCTGCAAACTGTTTTAACTTTTGAATGAATGAAATTTAAATCTTAAAATAGTAATTTTGTAATATGGAAGCACCTTTAGCAGAGCGTATTCGTCCGCAGAAATTAGAAGATTATATAAGCCAACACCATTTGGTTGGACCAACTGGTTCCTTAACACAGCAAATTTCAAAAGGAATTATTCCTTCATTGATTTTTTGGGGACCACCTGGTACGGGAAAAACAACATTGGCCCAAATCATTGCTCAGGAATCCAAAAGACCTTTTTATATTTTAAGCGCTATAAATTCTGGCGTAAAAGATATTCGTGATGTTATAGAAAAGGCAAAACAAAGTGGAGGACTTTTTACTGCTAAAAACCCTATTCTGTTTATCGATGAGATTCATCGATTTAGTAAGTCACAGCAAGATTCACTTTTGGCTGCTGTAGAAAAAGGCTGGATAACTTTGGTCGGTGCGACAACCGAAAATCCAAGTTTTGAAGTCATTCCTGCATTATTGTCACGTTGCCAGGTTTATATACTAAATGCATTTACAAAAGCAGATCTAGAAGCTCTTTTGCAACGTGCAATGAAAACCGATGCCTATTTACTAACAAAAAAAATAAATCTAAAAGAAACAGAAGCTTTATTGCGTATCTCTGGCGGTGACGGAAGAAAACTCCTAAATGTATTTGAACTTGTCGTTAATGCTTCAGCTGGTGATGAAATTACCATTACCAATGACCGTGTTTTTGAACTTGTACAACAAAACACCGTTCTTTATGACAAAACGGGCGAACAGCACTACGATATTGTTTCTGCGTTTATTAAATCTATTCGCGGTAGCGACCCTAACGGAGCCGTTTATTGGTTGGCAAGAATGATCGAAGGCGGAGAAGAGGTTAAATTTATTGCCAGAAGAATGCTTATTTTGGCAAGTGAAGATATTGGCAATGCTAACCCAACCGCTCTTATAATGGCTAATAATACTTTTCAAGCTGTTACAACAATTGGATATCCGGAAAGCCGAATCATTTTAAGCCAATGTGCAATTTATTTGGCCACTTCGCCAAAAAGCAACGCTTCTTATATGGCAATTGGCAACGCACAACAACTGGTTAAACAAACTGGCGATTTGCCTGTTCCTATTCATTTGCGAAATGCTCCTACTAAACTGATGAAGGAATTAGGATACGGAGATGAATACAAGTATTCGCACGATTATGCAAATAATTTTGCCGAACAAGAATTCCTTCCAGATGCCATAAAAGAAACGGTTCTTTATAATCCCGGAAACAATTCTAGAGAGAACAGCACCCGCGAATTTTTAAAGAACCGCTGGAAAGATAAATACGGTTATTAAACCGTATTTTGTATTTAGAATTTAACTACAATTTTTTCTGAAACTAATTTATCATTTTGATAAGATTCAAAGTACCACTGTCCATCTTCTTTTAAGATTAACGAACCTTGAACATTATCTTTTATAGCGATATAAACATTTGGTTGAGAAGTTTTAAGAAGCTTCATAACTACCTTTGGTGTTTTATCAATCAATTGGTAACCAGATTCTGTTGGTTGAGCATATAACAAATTTGGATCTTTCAAATCTGGCGAAGATGCAGTAGCAACTGGAGTTGCAACTACTGTTGTTGCCACAGCAGCTTTTACAGGAGCAGACGTTTTTGCAGTCGCAACCGAATTTCCGCTATACTTATAACGTAAAGCATAAACTGACTTAAAGGCATTGTCTAATGCTTCTTTATAAGCCACTTCATATTCTTTCTCTCTACTTTTTCCTGCTTCTGAAGTAAAAACTACTTGTCCAAAACAATCTTTAAATTGTATAATAAGTTTTGTTACCAAGAAAGCATTATCTCTTACTACGTCCATATATAAAACCTGGCAACGGTCTGTATATCCCTCAGGAAGTTGTTCATTTGAATAAAAAGCTTCTAAACCCGCTTTAGTCAAATTTTGTTTACTTAAAGTTGCCAAACGATATTGATTATCTGTCTTCATAAACTCATATTTCAGAGGAATAATTACAGCTTTGTAATCATTAATAGACTGTGCAAATCCAACAACTGAACATAAAATTGCAGTAAGTAAAATTTTAATTCTCATCATTATAAATATTTTTTTAGTTCTAATAAATGGTTAATTTGTTTATAATTTTCGGAAACGTCCACTCGTTTTTCATTAAAGAAAATAGCATCTATGCCAGCATTTAAAGCTCCGTTTACATCAGCTTCAAAATCATCTCCGATCATGATACTGCTTTCTTTTGATGTATTGGCTAATTTTAATGCATAGTCAAATATAATACTATTTGGCTTTTTAACTCCAGCTAATTCCGAATTTGTAATTGTGCTGAAATATCCCCCAAGTGAAGCATTATTGATTTTCTTTTCCTGAACATGAGCAAATCCGTTTGTTATAATATGAAGCTTATACTTAGGCTTTAAATATTCCAAAACTTCAATTGCTCCATCAAAAAGATAATTGTTGTCGGTAAGAAACTCGATATAGTCGTTGGCAATTTCTAAAATATTCTCTTCTGAAATTACATAATTCAAAGCGTCGAATGAAAACTTCAAACGATTATAGCGCAACTCCTGATGTGTAATTTTATCATTCTGATACAATCTCCAACATTCTTGATTGATCGGAATATATTGTTTAATAAAATCTTGAGTAACGATTTCTTGATACTTAGTTTTGAAAATTCGATCAAAAGCCATTTCTGAGTTTTTATCAAAATCCCAAAGCGTGTGATCTAAATCGAAAAAGATGTCGGTAATATTGGTGTTCATGTATTAAAAAATTCCTTCATCTACAAAACTATAATATTTTGATTCAGTTATAATCACATGATCTAAAACTTTAACATCTAAGATATCTCCTGCAGTTTTTATTTTCTTAGTAATTTGCTTATCGGCATTACTTGGATCTAAACCTCCGGAGGGATGATTATGACACAAAATCAAGGCCGTAGCTCCATTTTCTAACGCTAATTTAAAAACCAATCGTATATCTACAACAGTTCCAGCAATGCCTCCTTTACTTAATTGCGATTTAGAAATCACTTTATTTGAATTATTAAGAAAAAGTACCCAAAACTCTTCATGAGGAAGTTCACCGATAATGGGTTGCATGATATCGAAAACAGCCTTACTTGAAGTTATTTTTTTAAGTTTTATTATATCTTCCGCTCTTTGCCTTCTGCCTAATTCCAAAGCTGCTACGATCGAAACAGCTTTTGCTTCACCTATGCCTTTAAATTGCATTAGCAGAGAAATAGTCATTTTTCCTAAGGCATTTAGATTTTTTGAAGATGCTAAAATCCTTTGACTTAACGCAACAGCAGATTCATTGCGGCTACCAGAACCAATCAAGATGGCCAATAATTCAGCGTCACTTAAAGCATCTTTTCCCTTGAGAATTAATTTTTCGCGAGGTTTGTCATCATCTGACCAATTTTTTATAGCGAAATGCCCTCCTTCCATAATATAAATTTTGAAAGGCGAAGATATTAAAAAGAAGAAAAATCTTTCAAAAATTAAATCGATTTTTAAAAAAAGCCGACTGTATAAACAGTCGGCAAATTATATAATTGGCTAATAATCAAATTTTCTAATTAATCAACCCTTTTACTTCGTCAAAATTTAAACCTCCATAGTTTCCTGAACTCATCAATAAAAGTGCAGAATTATCTAAATTTAAGTTGAATAAGTATTCTTTAAATTCAGCTGGATTGGTATAAATAATTAAATCTTTTCTATTGAATGCTGTAGCAATCTGTTCATATGTTACTTCCTCTAATTGTTTAATTTTCACCGCATCTGGAGAATAGAAAACTACTGCAACATCGGCATATTCCAAAGCACCTTCATACTCTTTTAAAAACTCCGCATTTAAACTGCTGTAAGTATGTAATTCTAAACAAGCCACCAAAGTTCTATTTGGGTATTGCTCTTTTACAGCTTTTGTTGTTGCTGCTACTTTACTAGGCGAATGCGCAAAATCTTTATAAGCTACTTTTCCTTTTCCTTCCGCAATTTTCTCCAAACGTTTAGACGCACCTTTAAAACTTGCAATTGCTTCGTAAAAATCGGCTTCGTCTACGCCCATATTTTGACAGATCCATTTTGCTCCAGCCAAATTATTTAAGTTATGCGCTCCAAAAACTTCAATTGGCATATCACCTTCTGGGGTTTTCAATAAAGTTACACCGTCACTCACAGAATATTCTGGAGTTGAATACGCAATTTTTCTAATCGGATTTGTGGCAGCTTCTGAAACAAGTTTTACTTCTGGATCATTTTCGTTATAAACCAAAATTCCTCCGTTTGTAATTTTTTCGATGAAAATCTCAAACTGTTCAACGTAGTTTTCATACGTTGGAAAAACATTAATATGATCCCAAGCAATTCCAGAAATCAAAGCAATGTTTGGCTGATATAAATGAAATTTAGGACGTTTGTCAATTGGAGAAGATAAATACTCATCACCTTCCAAAACCATAAAATCATTTTCTTCAGTTAGATGCACCATTGTATCAAAACCTTCCAACTGTGCTCCAACCATATAATCGACAGCAATATTATGATAATGCATTACATGCAAAATCATAGAAGTAATCGTTGTTTTTCCGTGAGAACCACCAATTACGACACGAGTTTTATTTTTAGATTGTTCGTATAAAAATTCTGGATACGAATAGATTTTCAAACCTAATTCCTGCGCTTTTAATAATTCAGGATTATTTGCTTTTGCATGCATTCCTAAAATAATCGCATCAATATCTGAAGTGATTTTTTCTGGAAACCAACCCATTTCTGCAGGAAGAATTCCTTTTTTCTCTAATCTTGATTTTGAAGGTTCAAAAATAGCATCATCACTTCCTGTAACCTGATATCCTTTATTATGTAATGCTAATGCAAGGTTGTGCATAGCGCTTCCGCCAATGGCGATGAAATGTGTTTTCATTTAAAATGTTTAATCGTTAAACTGTTTAATCGGTTAATCGAAATGGCAAATAACTTATTAAACTCAATAATTATTCTTCAAAAATAAGGAATTATAGATTCTATCATTTGGTTTTAAAGATAAATTGTTAATTTGTACGAAATTTATTTTAAAAAAACAGCAGCACTCCCAACCTTCTTTAAAAACAGAGCATCTTTAGATTAAAACTATCTTATGAAAAATATATTATTTGTATTCTTATTGGTTTCTACAACCCTTCTTGGTCAGCAAAATGATAAAAAATGGAATAATGTTATTGCATTGGAAAACGAAGGAAAAATAAAATCTGCAAACGAAATCGTTGCTAAAATTTACAGAAAAACAATAAATCAGAAAGACGAAGTTGAGATGATAAGATGTTTTTTCTATGAATCTAAATATCTACAGGTTTTTGATCAAAATGCACAGACTAAAATTTTAAATAATCTCAAAACAGATATTAATCGTGTTTCTATTCCCTCGAAAGCCATTTTGAATTTGGTTTATGCTAAATGTTTAACCGATTATTACACTATCAACCGATATCAAATTGACAGAAGAACAAACACAACCATTTCAGATAATGACTTCTTAACTTGGACTGAAAACAATTTCACTTCACAAATCAATCTTGCTTTAAAAAACGCATTGGAAAATGAGGCTGTTTTAAAAACCACTCCTTTAACAAAATATGAAGCTATATTTGATTATCCTACGATAGAAAAATTCAAAACTCTTAATTTACTAGATTATGTAATTTCAGAAAACATTACAATTCAGTCACAAAAAATTCGTTCTTGGGAAATTAAAAAAGATGATTTTTTTGCTTTTAAAAAAGATCTTTTAGGAAATTCAAATGATTTTCTAAAACTAAATTTTGATTCTGTTTCTAACGAAAATCTTAAGGTGATTTTGAAACTTTATCAAAAACAAGAAATTAATAATCCTTCAGCAGATAACATCTGGCAAAGGATTCAATTCAGCAAAAATTATATTGTTGATATTGATGCAGATTATGTAAAAACTTTGACAGCACTTCAAAAACAAACAAATGACATAAGTCTTATTCAAAATATTCAACTCGAAAAAGCTTATTATTTATCTAAACACGCTTCAAAATATAATTATCCAGATTATAATATCAAAGCAATTGCTACTTTAGATAGTATCCTTAAAACAGAAAACAAATCCAATGCTTACAAACTGGCGCTTAAGAAGAAAGAAGATATTTTACGCAAATTTATAAATGTACAGCTTCAAAAATTCGTTTACAATAATGAAAATATGAGAGGTTTAATTCAATATCAAAATATTGAAAATCTTAAAATTTCATTCTTTAAAATCAATCAGGCACAAATTAATTTGGTTAAAGATTATCCGAAAGATACCATAATTGAAAATATAGTCAAAAAAATAAAACCCACAACTTCGCAAACCTATACACTTATAAATAAAAAAGATTACTATGAATATTCGACAGAAGTTTTGCTTCCGAAATTAGAAACAGGTTCTTATTTGGTATATTTTGAAAGTAATTCTGACGTAAAAGGCAAAAAAGCGACTGCTTTTGAAACTATAACTGTTTCTCAATTTATTGTTTTGTGTTCAAAAAACGAAAAGTTCGAAAATTATCAGGTTTTAGATCGAAAGACTGGAAAACCTTTAGAAAATGTAATAGTAAAAACTCCATTTTTTTCAGTGAAAACCAATAAAAATGGAAATGCTGAGTTGGATAAAGTAAAAGAAGGCCAAAATAAACTCATCTCTTTCTACACTGCAAATGACACACTTTCGTTAGATAAAAATTATATTTATTATAACGCCGAATATCTGGATAATGAAAATCCAAAAATTAGCGCTACAGTACAATTCTATCTTGACCGAGCTATTTATCGTCCGGGGCAAACAGTATATTATAAAGGAATTGCTGTACAGAGATTAAAAGGCAAAGTTTCTGTAGTTCCATACACCTCATTTAAAATTACTGTTGAAGATTCTAATCGAAATGATTTTAAAGAATTTGACGTCACTACAAATGAATTTGGATCTTTTTCTGGAGAATTTATTTTACCAAAAACAGGACTTACTGGTACTTTTACCATTAAAGCAGATGAACCAGATGAATATGAAAAAGACAAAGCTTATGATAAAACTAAAGAGAAACATCCATTTTGGGACAATGTTAACTTGTCTTACTCAGATTTACTTTTTAAAGTTGAAGAATATAAACGTCCGAAATTTGAAGTCAATTTTGAACCTAAAAAAGAGAGTTTCGAGCTTAACAAACTGGTAAAAGTAAACGGAACAGCAAAAGCTTTTGCAGGAAGCACTATTTCTGATTCGAAAGTAACTTATAGTGTTATCAGAAGTATAAATTATTTTAGAAATTACTATTCGCAAGAATCTATTAAAGTACTAAAAACAGGAGAAACGAAAACGGATGCATCAGGAAAATTTACGATTGATTTTACAGCACTTCCTTCGGAAAATGCTATAAAAGAAAAACTTCCAGTTTTTTCATATTTGATAAAAGTTTCTGTAACCGATATTAATGGCGAGACGCACGATGCTCAAACTACTATAAATGTGGGGTATCATGATTTAGAACTTAGTACTGCTGTTAAAGACGTACTATTAACCAAAAACAAAAATGATATCAAACTTTCGAGTACTAATTTAAATGGCGAATCGAAATCGGTTAAAGGAGAAATAAAGATTTATTTTCTTAATCCGATCTCTAAAAAATTCAAAACACGAGTTTTTTCTGAGCCCGATATAGAAGGGTTTTCAGATAAAGAATTTGAAAAACTGTTTCCTTACGAATCCAACGTAAAATTAAAAGATAAAACACCAGAAACTTTAGTATTTTCTAAAGAGATCAACACACAAACCGACAAAGAACTTCCTTTAGATTTTATTTCTAATTACCAATCTGGAAACTATAAAGTTGTCTTTTCAGCTCAAGATAGCTTTGGAAATTTAATTAAACACAGTTCAACTTTTAAAATTAAACAAAGCAAAGATAAATTTGATACAAGCAGGCTATTTACTGTTGCTCAAATAAATTCTGATGCCAGAAAAGATGGCTTTGCATTAATAAAATTAGTTTCCGTCATACCAGATTTATATGTTATAGGTATTGCTAATTTTGAAGGCAATATCTTTTCAGAAGAAACGTATCACATTGTAAATCATGAAACGGTAATTAAAATTCCAATTAAAAAAGAGTTCAAAGACATTGTTACAATTAATTTTGAAAGTGTTTTTGAAAATGAAAAATTTGATAGTAGCATTTCTGTGATCTTGAAATTAGAAAAACCAGAGTTAAAATTTGATGTAGGCACCTTTAGAAGTAAGTTACAACCAGGAAGCACCGAAAATTGGTCTTTTAAACTTACAGCAACAGCAACAAAAAAAGAAGCTGAAGTTTTGGCATCTATGTATGACACTTCTTTGGATCAATTTGCGACAAAAAATTGGGAAAAGTGGAATAGTGGAAGTATCGTACGTGGCACATCTAAATCCGTCTTAGGAAGTGAAAAAACGAGTACAATTCTCTCTAATTTAAATAGTGCATCTAAAAAAATAGAACTTAAAAATGAAAGCACCAAATTAATCTGGTTCGGATTTGACTTTAACAACACAAATTATAATACACTTTATCTTCAAAGAGAATATCAAAGACAATTAACAAAAAAAGTTAAAAAACCTTTAAACGCTAAATTGATTTCTGGTATTGTAACAGATTTGGCAAACATTCCAACTCCCGGTGTCAGCGTTAATGTTAAAGATACACAACGAACTACAGTAACCGATTTTGATGGATACTATGAAATTGAAGCGAAAGAAAATGAAGAACTTGTGTTCTCCTTAATTGGGTTTAAAAGCCAGTCTATAAAAGTTGCTCAAGACAAAACAATCAATTTCACACTAAAAGAAGAATCAAATAATTTACAAGAAGTTGTTGTTACTGCTAATGGCATAAAAAAAGAAAAAAAATCACTTGCTTATGCAACAACGCAAGTTACATCCCAATCTGAACTTGTTCAAGAAGACAATACGGTTTATAATACTGCCGGAAGTATAGAGACATTTGATGGCAAAGTTGCCGGTATAAGTGTAAGCGACTATAAAGTTATGATTAAAGGGAACGGTTCGATATCAGGCACAAATCCTCGAATGTATGTAGTTGACGGAATAATAGTAGCCAATGTAGAAAATGTAGACCCAAAAGATATTTTAGCAATCGATGTTTTAAAAAACGAAAAAGCAACTGCCCTCTACGGAAGCAAAGCGGCAAATGGAGTAATTATAATTACAACAAAGAAAGCACTAGAAGAATTAACCCAAGTAAAAGCGAGAAAAAATCTTTCTGAAACGGCATTCTTTTTTCCAAATTTAAAAACGGATTCTAAAGGAAAAGTAAGTTTCAATTTCACATCACCAGAAGCTTTAACGGCTTGGAAACTTCGCTTGTTAGCTCACAATAAAGATGCAGTTTCTGGTTATTTGGAGAAAAGTGTTATTACTCAAAAAGAATTAATGG
The Flavobacterium humidisoli DNA segment above includes these coding regions:
- a CDS encoding UDP-N-acetylmuramate--L-alanine ligase — protein: MKTHFIAIGGSAMHNLALALHNKGYQVTGSDDAIFEPSKSRLEKKGILPAEMGWFPEKITSDIDAIILGMHAKANNPELLKAQELGLKIYSYPEFLYEQSKNKTRVVIGGSHGKTTITSMILHVMHYHNIAVDYMVGAQLEGFDTMVHLTEENDFMVLEGDEYLSSPIDKRPKFHLYQPNIALISGIAWDHINVFPTYENYVEQFEIFIEKITNGGILVYNENDPEVKLVSEAATNPIRKIAYSTPEYSVSDGVTLLKTPEGDMPIEVFGAHNLNNLAGAKWICQNMGVDEADFYEAIASFKGASKRLEKIAEGKGKVAYKDFAHSPSKVAATTKAVKEQYPNRTLVACLELHTYSSLNAEFLKEYEGALEYADVAVVFYSPDAVKIKQLEEVTYEQIATAFNRKDLIIYTNPAEFKEYLFNLNLDNSALLLMSSGNYGGLNFDEVKGLIN
- a CDS encoding rhomboid family intramembrane serine protease, whose amino-acid sequence is MNDTNFKFSNSVIGLPMFFVLFLWIVYWLQIRFDFDFYRYGIYPRDFIGIRGILFSPFIHENLDHLYNNSIPLVILLAAMQFFYPKQTLGVISYGILFSGLITWVVGRENFHIGASGLIYVLVSFIFFKGIQTKYYRLVALSLTVILLYGGMIWYVFPDVDQSISWEGHLAGLITGFVLTLFYKAPEYAKPIVYDWQRPDFDPGSDPFMKHFDENGNFVTFSHEEEQDQIDYFSSSHPVNYIVVKKRDQEETDE
- a CDS encoding YjjG family noncanonical pyrimidine nucleotidase, which gives rise to MNTNITDIFFDLDHTLWDFDKNSEMAFDRIFKTKYQEIVTQDFIKQYIPINQECWRLYQNDKITHQELRYNRLKFSFDALNYVISEENILEIANDYIEFLTDNNYLFDGAIEVLEYLKPKYKLHIITNGFAHVQEKKINNASLGGYFSTITNSELAGVKKPNSIIFDYALKLANTSKESSIMIGDDFEADVNGALNAGIDAIFFNEKRVDVSENYKQINHLLELKKYL
- the rlmB gene encoding 23S rRNA (guanosine(2251)-2'-O)-methyltransferase RlmB; this encodes MEKEHQIFGIRAIIEAIQAGKEVDKVFIQKDISGELMKDLMKVMKRANVNFSYVPVEKLNRLTPNNHQGAVATISPIGFIDLEHLVESTIESGQKPLFLILDQVSDARNFGAIIRTAECTGVNGIIIQKAGSAPVNGDTVKTSAGAVFNVPICKVEHIKDAIFYLQGSGIKTVAATEKTDQNIYDISLSEPLAIIMGSEDRGINPSVLKIVDEKAKLPMFGTIGSLNVSVACGAFLYEAVRQRT
- a CDS encoding replication-associated recombination protein A, yielding MEAPLAERIRPQKLEDYISQHHLVGPTGSLTQQISKGIIPSLIFWGPPGTGKTTLAQIIAQESKRPFYILSAINSGVKDIRDVIEKAKQSGGLFTAKNPILFIDEIHRFSKSQQDSLLAAVEKGWITLVGATTENPSFEVIPALLSRCQVYILNAFTKADLEALLQRAMKTDAYLLTKKINLKETEALLRISGGDGRKLLNVFELVVNASAGDEITITNDRVFELVQQNTVLYDKTGEQHYDIVSAFIKSIRGSDPNGAVYWLARMIEGGEEVKFIARRMLILASEDIGNANPTALIMANNTFQAVTTIGYPESRIILSQCAIYLATSPKSNASYMAIGNAQQLVKQTGDLPVPIHLRNAPTKLMKELGYGDEYKYSHDYANNFAEQEFLPDAIKETVLYNPGNNSRENSTREFLKNRWKDKYGY
- the radC gene encoding RadC family protein, which codes for MEGGHFAIKNWSDDDKPREKLILKGKDALSDAELLAILIGSGSRNESAVALSQRILASSKNLNALGKMTISLLMQFKGIGEAKAVSIVAALELGRRQRAEDIIKLKKITSSKAVFDIMQPIIGELPHEEFWVLFLNNSNKVISKSQLSKGGIAGTVVDIRLVFKLALENGATALILCHNHPSGGLDPSNADKQITKKIKTAGDILDVKVLDHVIITESKYYSFVDEGIF
- a CDS encoding DUF2490 domain-containing protein, which gives rise to MLSKSNSKSKVTIFRCLFVILLITNSYGQNTTYNQFWNEIQFNQTLSKKWATEIDVAAAYSSKESSPNLFDNTIQRSIRGWGHYYFSPRWKFSAFIAYFNNRDVPEIGQFESPETRFALQGIYYFHKKGYTLSTRMRTEFRHMRNEDDDYENVLRYRQQIKYIQPINSKILRSGVVYAIASDELYFKSGAKVTGESFFDRNRLNIGAGYLFSDDFQVELTYCNEYLPRNKGNQTTNAASLTITFNNLIRNLKKKIEAKKHPEIKDEE